Proteins encoded by one window of Deinococcus radiodurans R1 = ATCC 13939 = DSM 20539:
- a CDS encoding tetratricopeptide repeat protein, whose product MLVSPDTPRFLAARLLLGAWLACGAGAQAQTLLDTSAAIGVQNTLNQIQPGVTQVPGSLSVQFDACKMAPESCKDGQPIGAAPAPATSGQSAQNAQSAQPAPSQVAPAAPTTPTQTTPTPAGEAPATRPVPTVVPLTAEQQQLLQAAQAQFAAGRYPQARNEFEALIVRNYNNPEPHFGLGLALYQLGDLRGATFEFGQFMQFAPQRYEGPYNLGVIATREGRYPDALRLYGEALTLAQSAPPAARQVLLRALATEQGRVKDYVALAATYADLRAADPENVEYIFRHAQALYQAGQVADALPVTYAVLERKPSSLQAALLLADLYVAQGLPDRAVRELSAAAARVLTGTDRATLLLRQSDLLLAQNNLRGALNAASEARQEDRRLPAAIIREAELLAQFGQRPAAVRAYRDALALTPKSAPIQAALAALYLEGNQYPEAAQAAQQALKLTPDASTRARALYVQGVVAYRQGQYTQARTALNSSVLAVPDADSLLWLGLSYYALKDYASAVPVLSESVRLRPTPAARQNLAAALLATARYAEAEALLRGLVTDEVKNAEGWYLLGLSQRAQQRPDDARQSFKTAAGLGSARAKDALK is encoded by the coding sequence ATGCTTGTTTCCCCTGACACACCCCGGTTTCTCGCCGCCCGCCTGCTGCTCGGGGCCTGGCTGGCCTGCGGCGCGGGTGCCCAGGCCCAGACCCTGCTCGACACTTCGGCTGCCATCGGGGTGCAAAACACCCTCAACCAGATTCAGCCGGGCGTCACCCAGGTGCCGGGCTCGCTGTCCGTTCAGTTCGACGCCTGCAAAATGGCCCCCGAATCTTGCAAGGACGGCCAGCCCATCGGCGCGGCCCCGGCGCCTGCCACGTCTGGTCAGAGCGCTCAAAATGCTCAGAGTGCCCAGCCAGCCCCATCGCAGGTGGCGCCCGCAGCACCGACAACTCCGACCCAGACCACCCCCACCCCGGCAGGTGAGGCCCCCGCAACTCGGCCCGTGCCCACTGTCGTGCCGCTGACGGCGGAGCAGCAGCAACTCTTGCAGGCGGCGCAGGCCCAGTTCGCCGCCGGACGTTATCCCCAGGCCCGCAACGAGTTTGAGGCGCTCATCGTGCGGAACTACAACAACCCCGAGCCGCATTTCGGGCTGGGGTTGGCGCTCTATCAGCTCGGCGACCTGCGCGGGGCCACGTTCGAGTTCGGGCAGTTCATGCAGTTTGCCCCGCAGCGCTACGAAGGGCCTTACAACCTCGGCGTCATCGCCACCCGTGAGGGCCGCTACCCCGACGCTCTGCGGCTGTACGGCGAAGCGCTGACGCTGGCGCAATCGGCCCCACCCGCTGCTCGGCAGGTGCTGTTGCGGGCACTGGCGACCGAGCAGGGCCGGGTCAAGGACTACGTGGCCCTGGCCGCAACCTACGCCGATCTTCGCGCTGCCGACCCGGAAAACGTCGAGTACATCTTCCGCCATGCCCAGGCGCTTTATCAGGCGGGGCAGGTGGCCGACGCGCTGCCGGTGACCTACGCGGTGCTGGAGCGCAAGCCGAGCAGCCTGCAAGCGGCGCTGCTGCTTGCCGACCTCTACGTGGCCCAGGGCCTGCCCGACCGCGCCGTGCGGGAACTCAGTGCCGCCGCCGCGCGGGTGCTGACCGGCACCGACCGGGCGACCCTGCTGCTGCGGCAATCCGACTTGCTGCTTGCCCAGAACAACCTACGCGGCGCTCTGAATGCCGCCAGCGAAGCCCGCCAGGAAGACCGCCGTCTGCCCGCCGCCATTATCCGCGAAGCTGAACTGCTCGCCCAGTTTGGTCAGCGTCCCGCCGCTGTGCGGGCCTACCGCGACGCGCTGGCGCTCACGCCCAAGTCGGCCCCGATTCAGGCCGCGCTCGCCGCGCTGTATCTGGAAGGCAACCAGTACCCGGAAGCGGCCCAGGCCGCGCAGCAAGCACTCAAGCTCACGCCCGACGCGAGCACCCGGGCGCGGGCGTTGTACGTGCAGGGCGTGGTCGCCTACCGTCAGGGCCAGTACACCCAGGCGCGTACCGCGCTCAATTCCAGCGTGCTCGCCGTGCCCGACGCCGACAGCCTGCTGTGGCTGGGCCTGAGCTACTACGCGCTCAAGGACTACGCCTCGGCGGTGCCGGTCCTGAGCGAGAGCGTGCGCCTGCGTCCCACCCCCGCCGCCCGGCAAAACCTCGCCGCCGCCCTGCTCGCCACCGCCCGCTACGCCGAGGCCGAGGCGCTGCTGCGCGGACTCGTGACCGATGAAGTCAAGAACGCTGAGGGCTGGTACCTGCTGGGGCTCTCGCAGCGGGCCCAGCAGCGTCCGGACGACGCCCGGCAGTCCTTCAAGACCGCCGCCGGCCTCGGCAGCGCGCGCGCCAAGGACGCCCTCAAATGA
- the rlmN gene encoding 23S rRNA (adenine(2503)-C(2))-methyltransferase RlmN, translating into MPLLLDLHPDHYPLEGFRRKQLLEWVFVQGVGTFDAMTNLPAGLRAELESEYQLNPFRDIETVRSHDGSVKYLFTLNDGRQMEAVYMPYLDRKTICVSTMVGCPARCAFCATGKMGFGRNLTPGEIVGQVLAVAGGEGISPREIRNLVFMGMGEALLNYENSMAAARVLLHPDALGMSKRRVTLSTVGIAKGIRRLAEEDDLGIKLAISLHAPDEETRQQIIPTGAANSIEEIMAAARDYQAVTGRRVTMEYTMLRGVNDHLWQAELLADRLDGLVSHVNLIPMNPWDGSDFVSSSEEQIQAFYDALQDRGVDVSVRRSRGKDAGAACGQLALRRPGARTGEVGAA; encoded by the coding sequence GTGCAGGGGGTCGGCACCTTTGACGCCATGACCAACCTGCCCGCCGGGTTGCGTGCCGAGCTGGAGAGCGAGTATCAGCTCAACCCCTTCCGCGACATCGAAACCGTGCGGAGCCACGACGGCTCGGTCAAATATCTGTTCACCCTCAACGACGGGCGGCAGATGGAAGCGGTGTACATGCCTTACCTCGACCGCAAGACCATCTGCGTCTCGACGATGGTGGGTTGCCCGGCCCGCTGCGCCTTTTGCGCCACCGGCAAGATGGGCTTCGGGCGCAACCTGACCCCCGGCGAAATCGTGGGGCAGGTGCTGGCGGTGGCCGGGGGCGAGGGCATTTCCCCGCGCGAAATTCGCAACCTGGTGTTCATGGGCATGGGCGAGGCGCTGCTCAACTACGAAAACAGCATGGCCGCCGCCCGCGTGCTGCTGCACCCCGACGCCCTGGGCATGAGCAAACGCCGCGTGACCCTCTCCACCGTGGGCATCGCCAAGGGCATTCGCCGCCTCGCCGAGGAAGACGACCTCGGCATCAAGCTGGCAATCAGCCTCCACGCCCCCGACGAAGAAACGCGACAGCAGATCATCCCGACCGGGGCGGCCAATTCCATCGAGGAAATCATGGCGGCGGCCCGCGACTATCAAGCGGTGACCGGGCGCCGCGTGACGATGGAATACACCATGCTGCGCGGCGTCAACGACCACCTCTGGCAGGCCGAACTGCTCGCCGACCGCCTGGACGGCCTGGTGAGTCACGTCAACCTGATTCCCATGAACCCCTGGGACGGCTCGGATTTCGTGTCCAGCAGCGAGGAGCAGATTCAGGCCTTTTACGACGCCCTGCAAGACCGAGGCGTGGACGTGTCGGTGCGGCGCTCGCGCGGCAAGGACGCCGGGGCCGCCTGCGGCCAGCTCGCGCTGCGGCGTCCCGGCGCGCGGACCGGAGAGGTTGGCGCGGCTTGA